The following proteins are co-located in the Vigna unguiculata cultivar IT97K-499-35 chromosome 9, ASM411807v1, whole genome shotgun sequence genome:
- the LOC114162145 gene encoding U-box domain-containing protein 26-like, producing MNEAQIEITIPHLFRCPISLDLFEDPVTLSTGQTYDRSSIEKWFSAGNLTCPVTMQKLRDPSIVPNHTLRHLIDQWLQLGPQFGNSATIDYLAALKHTLESPQLENKLQALEKITVLSDEYCSFRKSCFHQLSFLPLLLELVFGTEFANCHMKFTELALSCIIKLLPFVSLEPLNMIKDESKSRTFLLLFEKGTSSVKTSLCHLIDSTASPQTEEVCQMLGHSQKLVREIVVLVRQGCEVSKVAIKAMLALCYLQSNRDNLVRAGAIDGVIIYISGCDSRQKNLAPFAMAIIKNLLVLESAKEALVNHPCGVATLVKMVFRVCNQECSESAVGILAIVCRDFGRARDEAIGAGVLTQLLFLLQSQCGPKTKTKARMLLKLLRSKWIEEPKQV from the coding sequence ATGAACGAAGCCCAAATTGAAATTACCATTCCTCACCTGTTCAGATGCCCCATCAGTTTGGACTTGTTCGAAGATCCAGTAACTTTGTCCACAGGCCAAACCTATGACAGATCAAGCATAGAGAAATGGTTCTCTGCTGGAAATCTCACATGCCCTGTAACAATGCAGAAGCTTCGTGATCCATCCATTGTTCCCAACCACACTCTTCGCCACTTGATCGATCAGTGGCTCCAATTGGGTCCCCAGTTTGGTAACTCTGCTACTATTGATTATCTAGCCGCACTCAAGCACACCCTTGAATCTCCCCAATTGGAAAACAAGCTCCAAGCACTTGAAAAAATCACAGTTCTCTCTGATGAGTATTGCTCCTTCAGAAAATCTTGTTTCCATCAACTCAGTTTCTTGCCCCTACTTCTGGAACTTGTTTTTGGCACCGAGTTCGCAAACTGTCACATGAAGTTCACGGAGCTAGCACTTTCCTGCATTATAAAGTTGTTACCTTTTGTGAGTTTGGAGCCTCTAAATATGATCAAAGATGAGTCTAAGTCGAGAACGTTCCTTCTACTATTTGAAAAGGGAACAAGCTCGGTTAAGACCAGTCTTTGTCATCTTATAGATTCAACAGCATCACCACAAACAGAAGAGGTGTGTCAGATGCTCGGACACTCTCAAAAACTAGTGCGTGAAATTGTGGTACTTGTTCGTCAAGGTTGTGAGGTTTCTAAGGTTGCTATTAAGGCCATGTTAGCATTATGTTACTTGCAATCTAACCGGGACAATTTGGTGAGGGCAGGAGCAATCGATGGGGTCATAATATACATTTCAGGTTGTGATTCAAGGCAGAAGAACTTGGCTCCATTTGCGATGGCAATAATAAAGAACCTTCTGGTGCTAGAGAGTGCTAAAGAGGCACTGGTGAATCACCCTTGTGGGGTTGCAACTTTGGTGAAGATGGTTTTCAGGGTGTGTAATCAAGAGTGTAGTGAGAGTGCTGTTGGGATACTTGCAATCGTTTGCCGAGATTTTGGGCGTGCAAGAGATGAAGCAATCGGTGCTGGAGTTTTGACTCAGTTGCTGTTTCTTCTCCAGAGTCAGTGTGGCCccaaaactaaaacaaaagcAAGAATGCTGCTCAAGTTGCTAAGATCAAAGTGGATTGAGGAACCAAAACAGGTGTAG
- the LOC114164532 gene encoding uncharacterized protein LOC114164532: MVPTPKKRKALVLQMLPRNRTWDCEYDIYSHLQEKNRVLKCGTKKFDYFNTLLQCFIVEDPKGDPELVQFMDSLHSIVKSQMLHHLEHSNIENTAEEKGVIVDPQHKYFMDHVRPHGKSYVLDIPEDGVCVKYEPESSLSPERMKNQSICSEILVIKDSDDDDDAACQIVEHCWQEHHKGKETTLFKEKLMEELKAPFCEEEYTRLLHNITVRKPVQRHRELRGGFKIYDESRIGKSYLDCNVDLAEKIKAAHGDHPRVLNLLRGFFYWLKNLSHEGAFLPWKDPSWLDVLPQQLEG; this comes from the exons ATGGTACCTACTCCAAAGAAGCGAAAGGCATTGGTACTGCAGATGCTACCGAGAAACAGAACCTGGGACTGTGAATATGACATATATAGCCACTTGCAAGAGAAGAATAGGGTCCTCAAATGTGGAACTAAAAAGTTCGACTACTTCAATACCCTTTTGCAGTGCTTCATTGTGGAGGATCCTAAGGGTGACCCAGAATTGGTACAGTTCATGGATAGTTTGCACAGCATTGTAAAGTCTCAGATGCTTCATCATCTTGAGCACTCTAACATAGAGAACACCGCTGAGGAAAAGGGTGTGATAGTGGATCCCCAGCATAAGTATTTCATGGATCATGTGAGGCCTCATGGAAAATCTTATGTACTAGATATCCCTGAGGATGGTGTTTGTGTAAAGTATGAACCTGAATCATCATTAAGTCCTGAGAGGATGAAAAACCAATCTATCTGCTCAGAAATATTGGTGATTAAAGatagtgatgatgatgatgatgcagCATGTCAAATT GTGGAACATTGTTGGCAAGAGCATCATAAAGGCAAGGAAACTACACTTTTCAAAGAAAAACTAATGGAAGAACTTAAGGCTCCTTTCTGTGAGGAAGAGTACACGAGGCTTCTACACAACATTACTGTTCGAAAGCCAGTCCAACGCCACAGAGAATTGCGTGGAGGTTTCAAAATCTATGATGAATCTCGTATTGGAAAGTCTTATCTTGATTGTAATGTTG ATCttgctgagaaaataaaagcagCTCATGGTGATCATCCCAGAGTTCTGAATCTCTTGCGTGGATTTTTCTATTGGTTGAAA AATTTGTCACATGAAGGGGCATTCTTGCCATGGAAAGATCCATCGTGGTTGGATGTACTGCCACAACAGTTGGAAGGATAA